A DNA window from Macadamia integrifolia cultivar HAES 741 chromosome 4, SCU_Mint_v3, whole genome shotgun sequence contains the following coding sequences:
- the LOC122076241 gene encoding probable disease resistance protein At4g27220 translates to MTLETKWQYSKNKKEDVQRSVDEARMRGEDIKEVVECWLTRVNQIQYEEMALHNALEESKGSFQVGKDVNKHMIDQENQLLNEDPQISTAVSDHSSLPPILETIQMLDFQIYDSTKSAMDQIIEALKYGNKNMVGVYGIAGIGKTTLMKEVDKFFKKDWFFDQVVMVTVSQNLVLKNIQGKIAENLGLRLGEEHLSLRAKCLSERLKKEKRTLIIIDELWKPLNLQDEVGIPCGNNCKVVLMTRHLKVCNQMKTQFDVEVKNLSEGDAWVLFKRVVGDHIEDDDTVRPVAKEIVEECGGLPLAIITVGRALRGKDQSMWKDMASQLKKSSSSPSDIEGVHEKIFCSIKLSYDFLANEATKFCFLLCCMFPEDMSISEDDLLPYMVGEGVFGDTNSLKEARDKLHNHIEGLKGSYLLLDDSGRMEGCVRMHDVIRDVSIWIASKGHDFVLKSGTGLRHFPEEDRENLKKCKRLSLMQNEITKLPNRLDCSDQLLSLSLRDNRSLKEIPDEFFQGMISLKTLDLGRTKISLMPSLLSCLTDLRVLRISKSSQMTFDVSLLGKLKKLEILHLSDCNIKQLTEEIGDLTNLKSLDLSWNQGLTIAPNTLSKLSLLEELNLEESFHEWEIDERSTSAEEEEEEEDDNDDEDGILSKKAYLFEVASLCALTQLKIRVSNLKILCPNNIPLRWEKLSRFSIILGNNWESSLVSKCATQLHICGSIPPFSDCMIFLLERSEGLFLIKCPGIKYIHILSHSAIRVWNSIRILHVEKCDDVEYLLSTTTVDVDEAEEEAIPQQIIPILSSLEKLYLWSLPKLESICQYGSLPVPSEGGGGGGGGGGFFYFFNNLRFLDVYECWSIISIIPSDLLAKLPNLEQLQVRWCPETTEVFNSTGLLLDEGGHLQATTILTKLKRLHLEFLPNLRTIWEGILSPLSLLNLEEIEVRELNLKFMFSLAMAQRFHQLKQLQLEGCSNMVQIISLMEGDEEEINTSSSRLQSNYSTNNDLSSSFSSLVLLPSTPIFGNLSVTPRSP, encoded by the coding sequence ATGACCTTAGAAACCAAATGGCAATactccaagaacaaaaaagagGATGTACAACGCTCTGTGGATGAAGCTCGCATGAGAGGAGAAGATATAAAGGAAGTGGTGGAGTGTTGGTTAACAAGAGTGAATCAAATACAGTATGAGGAAATGGCATTGCATAATGCATTGGAAGAGAGCAAGGGATCATTTCAAGTAGGGAAAGATGTAAATAAGCACATGATTGACCAAGAAAATCAGCTCCTAAATGAAGATCCACAAATTAGTACGGCTGTATCAGATCATTCTTCACTTCCACCCATCCTAGAAACCATTCAAATGCTAGATTTCCAAATTTATGACTCCACCAAATCAGCCATGGACCAAATCATTGAGGCTTTGAAGTATGGGAATAAAAACATGGTTGGTGTATATGGGATAGCAGGAATTGGAAAGACGACCTTGATGAAAGAAGtggataaattttttaaaaaagacTGGTTTTTTGATCAGGTTGTGATGGTAACTGTGTCTCAAAACCTAGTCTTGAAGAATATCCAAGGAAAAATTGCAGAGAACTTGGGCCTGAGGCTTGGAGAAGAGCACCTTTCTCTGAGAGCAAAATGTTTATCAGAGAGATTGAAGAAGGAGAAGCGAACCCTCATAATCATAGATGAATTGTGGAAGCCACTAAATTTACAAGATGAGGTTGGAATTCCCTGTGGAAACAACTGCAAAGTAGTTCTCATGACAAGACACCTCAAAGTGTGTAATCAAATGAAGACCCAATTCGATGTTGAAGTAAAAAATCTATCAGAAGGAGATGCATGGGTTTTATTCAAACGAGTTGTCGGAGATCATATAGAGGACGATGATACGGTGCGTCCAGTGGCAAAGGAAATTGTTGAAGAATGCGGAGGTTTGCCATTGGCAATCATTACAGTTGGAAGGGCACTACGAGGTAAGGATCAATCTATGTGGAAAGATATGGCTAGCCAACTCAAGAAGTCAAGCTCATCACCATCGGATATTGAAGGTGTGCATGAAAAAATTTTCTGTTCCATAAAATTGAGTTACGACTTTCTTGCTAACGAAGCTACCAAATTTTGCTTCTTGCTATGTTGTATGTTTCCTGAAGACATGTCTATTTCTGAGGATGATTTGCTTCCTTACATGGTGGGGGAGGGGGTATTTGGAGATACTAATAGCCTTAAGGAAGCGAGGGATAAGTTGCACAACCACATAGAAGGACTCAAGGGATCCTACTTATTATTAGATGACAGTGGAAGGATGGAGGGATGTGTGAGGATGCATGATGTCATTCGGGATGTGTCAATATGGATTGCATCGAAAGGTCATGATTTTGTTCTAAAGTCTGGTACAGGATTGAGACATTTTCCAGAAGAAGATAGGGAGAACCTAAAGAAATGCAAGCGACTTTCACTAATGCAAAATGAAATTACTAAGCTCCCCAATCGACTTGATTGTTCTGATCAGCTTCTAAGCTTATCCTTAAGGGACAATAGGTCTTTGAAAGAAATCCCGGATGAATTTTTTCAAGGGATGATATCATTGAAGACTCTAGATCTAGGAAGAACAAAAATCTCTTTGATGCCATCTTTATTGTCATGCTTAACTGACCTTCGAGTGTTGCGTATTAGTAAAAGTAGTCAGATGACTTTTGATGTCTCATTACTTGGGAAGTTGAAGAAACTTGAAATACTTCACCTATCTGACTGCAATATAAAACAATTGACAGAAGAAATAGGAGATCTTACAAAtctgaaatcattggatttgtCATGGAATCAAGGCTTGACTATTGCCCCAAATACCCTATCGAAGTTGTCTCTGTTGGAAGAACTCAATCTTGAGGAAAGCTTTCATGAGTGGGAGATTGACGAAAGATCAACAtctgcagaagaagaagaagaagaagaagatgacaacGATGATGAAGACGGGATATTAAGTAAGAAGGCGTACTTATTTGAGGTTGCATCTTTGTGTGCTTTGACTCAGCTAAAGATAAGGGTATCGAATCTCAAAATTTTGTGCCCAAATAATATCCCATTAAGATGGGAAAAGCTGAGTCGCTTCTCAATAATTTTGGGTAACAATTGGGAAAGTTCTCTTGTTTCTAAGTGTGCCACCCAGTTGCATATTTGTGGATCCATCCCTCCATTTTCCGATTGCATGATCTTTTTGTTGGAACGATCAGAAGGGCTATTTCTAATAAAGTGTCCTGGTATCAAGTACATTCACATTCTAAGCCATAGTGCAATAAGGGTTTGGAATTCTATTCGGATTCTTCATGTTGAAAAATGTGATGATGTGGAATATCTTTTGAGTACCACTACTGTTGATGTTGATGAGGCAGAAGAAGAGGCCATTCCACAGCAAATAATCCCAATATTAAGCAGTTTGGAAAAGTTATACTTATGGTCCTTACCGAAATTGGAGTCAATCTGCCAATATGGGTCTCTTCCAGTTCCAAgcgaaggaggaggaggaggaggaggaggaggaggattcTTCTACTTTTTCAACAACCTAAGATTTCTAGATGTGTATGAATGTTGGAGTATAATTAGTATCATACCCTCTGATCTGCTGGCAAAGCTACCAAATTTAGAACAACTCCAGGTAAGGTGGTGTCCTGAGACAACTGAGGTATTCAACTCCACAGGATTATTACTTGATGAAGGGGGGCATCTGCAGGCTACAACAATATTGACGAAACTGAAACGATTGCATCTAGAATTCCTTCCTAATCTAAGGACCATATGGGAAGGCATTTTATCGCCTTTAAGCCTTCTGAACCTAGAGGAGATAGAAGTGAGAGaattaaatttgaaattcatGTTCTCACTGGCCATGGCACAGAGGTTTCACCAACTAAAACAGCTTCAGCTTGAGGGTTGTTCTAATATGGTGCAAATTATCTCATTAatggaaggagatgaagaagagatcaatacaTCCTCATCAAGACTACAGTCGAATTATTCAACAAATAATgatttgtcttcttctttttcttcgttAGTACTACtgccaagcactccaattttTGGCAACctaagtgtcacaccccgttcaccctga